Below is a genomic region from Candidatus Palauibacter soopunensis.
AGTCGCTACCGGATCAGGTGCAGTTCGGTCTGCCGGCGGAGCATCCAGCGAATCTCGCCGTCGAGCGTGATCTCCGCTTCCTCCTCCTGCGCCATCCGCACGGGCTGGCCGTCCCACTCGGGCACCGGCGTCGTGACCTGAAGTTCGGTCGAGAACCACATGCCCGGGATCACCGGGGGATCTCCGCGGCCGGGCACGCCCGTCTGGTAGTCCCACAGGCCGATGAGCGGACCGGCGCCGTGGCCGTGGTCACCGATCGGGTGCGTGTACATCGTCCCGTTGAGTCCCTCCGCCCTCATCTTCTCAAGCACCGAAGCCAGGATCTCGTTTCCGGTACGGCCGACCTTCGTCTCCTCGAGCAGGATGTCCTGAAGGCGGTTGGAGTTCGCGAGCGCCTGCCTGAGCCCGGCCGGCGCTTCCGTCTCTCCGTCGCGCAGGACGTAGGCCATGTGCTGCGTGTCCGTCGCGAGTCCGAACGCGACGAGCCCGAAGTCGCAGTGGAGGACGTCGCCCCGCTCGATCACCGGCGCCGTCACGCCGCTCATGTCCGCGCCGCGCCGCTGCACCGAGACCGAGGGCTGGAACCACGAGTCGAGGCCCAGATCGTGCACGCGCTGACGCATCCACCAGACGACATCGGCGGTCGTGGTCCGGCCGGGGACGATGACGACCTCCGAGAAGGCGGTGCCGATGATCTCGTGTACGACCGCCTGCACCCGGCGGTAGACGGGCGTCATGGCGGGCACCCGCATCGCGAGGTATTCGATCGCCAGCAGCGGTTCGCGGACCACGCGGCTCGCGAGATCGGCGCCGAGCGCCGCCTCCATCTGCTCCCACTCACCGGCCGAAAGCCCGTCGGCGAAATTGTGGTCGTGGGAGATGTTGACGGCGATACGCCCCGGGTCGCGCTCCCGCACCATGTCGGCGAAGAGGTCCCATTGGTCGGAGCCCCAGAGTTCCGCCTGCCTCCCGTCCGGCGCCGTGGCCGTGGCGCGCACGGCCTCGTAGACGCCTCCCTGTGAGCTTCCCCCGAGCGCGAGGCGTTCCACGCCGTGTTCCGGCCCGCGGTCGTGGAAGATGTAGATGGTCCGCCGACGGGCCGCGAACGTGGTGGGCGAGACGAGGGCGGGGAAGACGGGATCCTCGTTGTATTCCCGCATGGCGATGACCCACATGTCCACGCCGTGCTTCCGCATCAGCAGGGGCAGGTTCGTCTCGAGCCGCTCCGCCAGCCACGCCTGCTGCGTCCGCGCCTGCTCCCGAAGCGTCCCGAATGGATGCTCCGGCCTGTAGTCCCGCGCCTGCGCCTCCAGCGCGGTCACCGAGAACCGGACCATCCCGGCGAGAGAGAGCGTGACGGCCGCGAGGATCGTGATCTTCTTCATCTCCTGACCTCCATCGGTATTCGGCATCACCCCATCATATCCGTATAGTCTTGAGACCACGTTACCACAGCCCTCGGCAGGCAGGGGAGGGACACATGATCCGGAAGCTCATGAGACTCGTGACGCTGGCGGCGTTGGCGCTCGCGCTCGCGGAGGGCGCAGATCCCTCCACCGCCGAGGGTCAGTCACTGGCCGTCACGGGAGCGACCGTCATCGATCCTCTGGCCGACGCACCGCTGGGAAACGGGGTCGTGGTGATGGTGGACGGGCGGATCGCGGCGGTGGGCCCGGCCGGGGCCGTGGACGTTCCCGTGGGAATGCCGGTCATCGATGGGCGCGGCAAGTACGTCATTCCCGGGTTGATGGACGCGAACCTCCATCTCTACCTGAATCTCGATCTCGAGACCCTCATCAAGTACGAGGGCCGCTACCACGAGATCGTGCTCGAGGCGGCGCAACTCACGCTCAAGACCGGACAGACGACGGTCTTCGACACGTGGGGGCCGCTGGATCCGCTGGCGAAGGCGCGCGACATGATCAACGCGGGCGAGGCGCCGGGCAGCCGGATCTACTTCGCCGGCAACATTATCGGTTTCGACGGGCCGCTATCGCGGGACTTCCGCGGCGCGGCGGCGACCCACGTCAGCCAGACCTTCGTGAACCGGACGAACGAGGCATGGGAGCGCGGAACCGGCCGCGACCTCATGTGGTTGACGCCGGATTCCGTGCGTGCCGCGATCCGCGAGTACACGGGAACGGGCGTCGACTTCCTCAAGTACGGGTCGAGCAGCCACGTGGAGATGTACTTCATCTCCTTCTCCGAGCGCGTGCAGCGCGTGATCGTGGAGGAAGGACACCGGGCGGGCATGACGGTCCAGACGCACACCACGTCGGTCGAGAGCCTCGACATGGCGATCGAGGCCGGTGTCGACATCATCACGCACGGCGACATCTCCGGCCCCGTCGTGCCGATCCCGATGGAGACGATCCGGAAACTCGTCGAGCGGGACATCGCCGTCTCGGTGCTTCCGATCACGAAACGGCGGCTGGAAGCGCTGCACGAGCACAACCCGGAGGGGACGCTTACGCCCTACATGACCGTTGGCCGCGAGAACCAGGCGCGGATGATCGAGGCGGGCGTCTCGATGCTCCTCTCGACGGACGCGGGCATCAAGCATCCGGTGCTGCTCGCCGAGTCGCCGACGATCGCTTCGGACACGGTGGATCAACGCACGAAGCTGGGCGAAGGACATTTCAACGCACTGGCCGCGCTGGAGGAGCTGGGGATGGCGCCGATGGAGATCCTGCGCTCCGCCACGAGCCACATCGCCCGCGCCTACGAACTGGACGACGAGATCGGTTCGCTGCAGCCAGGGATGATCGCGGACCTCGTCATCCTCGATGCGAATCCACTGGAGGGGGCCGGCAACTACCGGTCGATCCACGCGGTAATCAAGGACGGCACGCGGGTCGACATCGACGCGCTCCCCGCGGCACCGATCATCAGCGTCCTGAAGCCGGAAAACTGACCGCCCGAGAACCGATCAGCGGCCTGACTCTCCGAGACGGGCGGCCAGGTGGGCGGCGATGATGGCGCCGTGCTCGCGGCCGTTTTCGATGAAGATCTTGTTGGCGTTGAAGCCGGCGGCGATCACGCCCGCGATGTAGACGCGCGGCACCGTCGTCTCCATGGTCTCCGGGTCGTGCGCGGGGATCCCGCTGTCCGGATCCGTCTCGACGCCCAGGCCCGTGAGCAGCGCGGCGTCCGGCCGCCAGCCCGTCATCGCGAGCACCCAGTCGTTCGATACCCCGGTCTCCGCCCCGGTGGACTCCTCGACGATCGTGGCCGTCCCCGTGCCGAGGCAGGCGACGCGGGATTCCCAGTGCATGGGGATCTCGCCGCTCGCGATCCGGTTCTCGATGTCGGGTCGAACCCAGGGCTTGACGCCAGGATCGAGCGTGTCCGCGAAGTGCACCATGCGGACGCGCACGCCGTTGCGGTACAACTCCAGCGCCGCTTCTACCGCCGAGTTTCCGCCTCCCACGACGAGCACGTCCTGGTCGAAGAAGGGGAAGGGTTCCCTGTAGTAGTGGATGACCCGGCGGTACCGGTCCTCGCCCTCGAACCCGAGCCGATTCGGTTCCCCGAAGCCCCCCGTGGCGACGACCACGGTCCGGGAGGCGAGGCAGTCCTCCCGGCCGTCACGGGTGCGGGTGTGGACGGCGAAGGCGCGCGCCACCGGTTCGATGCCCGTCACCTCCTCGTACTGGCGCACCCCAATGCCGTGGTGGGCGACGACGTGCCGGTAATAGGCGAGGGCGTCGCGCCGCGTGGGTTTCGGCTCGGGGATCGTGAACGGAACGTCCCCGATTTCCAGCCGTTCCGCCGTGGAGAAGAACGTCATGTAGGAGGGATAACGGGTCAGCGACTCGGTGATGCACCCGCGGTCGAGGATCGCGTACCTCAGGCCGCGCTCCTTCACGGCGACGGCCACGGCGAGCCCGCAGGGGCCGGCCCCGACGATGATCGCGTCGAGCGGTTCGGTCTCGGCGATGGAATCCGGCATGGTCTGCGCTGTCACCCGCACCTGTCAGGAGAATTCGTGAGCGCGGGATGGTAATCGCTGGACCGGGACCGGGGAACGGGGAGGGCGTCGCCCCGCTTGATCCGGCAAGTGGAGCTTGAGAAGTTGGTCGAGGTCCCCAGGGTCCGTTCTTCAGGAGGCACGCGATGAGCACGGTCGAGACCGCATTCGCTCCCATTCCGTCCCCGGCGGAGAAAGGCATCGACGAAGCCGCGATCCGGCAGGCGCGCATCGACTTCGCGGCCGTGCACCGGATCATCGTGCACGAGGACATGCACGAGGGCACCTGGAACCACTTCAGCTGCAAGGTGCCGGGAAGGCCGGGGCACCTGCTCATCACGCCCGGGCAGACGCACTTCTCGCGCGTCACCGCCAGCAACCTGGTCGAGGTGGGCCCGGACGGCCGCCCCGTGGGCGGCGACGGGCGGCTGAACGTGAGCGCGTGGGCGATTCACGCACCTATCCAGCGCGCCCGGCCCGACATCATGTGCGCGCTGCACATCCACGCCCCGTACAGCACGGCGCTAGCCTCCATCGACGGCTGGAGGCTGGATGAGCGCGGAAGCCAGAACGCGGCGGTGTTCTACGGGAACTGCGCGTACTTCGGGTACGAGGGGATCGTCACGGAGGCGGACGAGGGTGAGCGCATGGTCGAGGCCCTGGGCGACAAGCGGGTGCTCTTCCTCGCGAACCACGGGGTACTGATGGTCGGCGACACGATCGAGAAGACGATGTTGTGGCTCTACCAGCTCGAGCGCGCCTGCATGAACGAGATGCTCGCGCTCCAGACGGGCCGGCAGATCCGCCCGATCCCGGTCGAGGCGGCGCAACACAACGCCGACATGTCCGTCGAGTCGGCCGGAGAGGCCGGCTATCTCGAGGGCATGAAGGAAATGCTCGACGCCGAGGGCCACGACTACGCGACCTGACCCTGGTCAGAGTTGCTGGAGGGCGCGCTCCGCGATGTGGTGTCCGATGGCCAGGCAGGCCGTGGCCGCGGGGGAGGGGGCGTTGAGCACGTTCACCACGCCGGGCGCTTCCCGAATCACGAAGTCGTGCACCAGGGCGCCATCCGTGTCCACGGCCTGCGCGCGGATGCCGGAGCGCCATGTCTCGAGGTCGCGCACTTCGAGTGCGGGCAGCATGGCGCGGGCCTTGCGTACCACGGAGCGCCGGTCCAGCGAGCGCCACTGCTCCTCGACGGCGGTCCGCCAGTGGGCCTGCGCCAGTCGACGGAAGCCGCGGTAGCTCAACGCTTCCAGGGCGTCGGGAAGGCGTCCCGATAGGCGGCCGTAAGCTTCCCGACCCCAGGCCCAGACCGCGTTCGGCCCGAGTTCCACGCGCCCGTCCACGTTCCGGGTGAAGTGGACGCCCAGATGTGGGAGTCGCGGATCCGGCACCGGGTAGATGTGGCCCCGCACGAGCCCGGCGGCGGTCTCGGAGAGGCCCCAGTACTCGCCCCGGAAGGGAAGGACCTTGAGATCGGGTTCGTGCCCGAGGAGCCGCATCACGCGGTCGACGTGCAGCCCGGCGCAGTTGACGACGACGCGGGCCGCGATGTCGCCCGGGGGGCCGGCGAGCACGGTGCGGTGCCCGGAGCGGCGGGCTTCCCGCACCTCGAAGCCGGTGCCGATCCGGTGGCCGGCGCGGGAAAGATCCGCCGCGAGGGCTCGCGCCACGTCACCGAAGTCGACCGCCCCGGTGGCGGGTACGTGGAGCGCCTCTACGCCGC
It encodes:
- a CDS encoding amidohydrolase family protein: MIRKLMRLVTLAALALALAEGADPSTAEGQSLAVTGATVIDPLADAPLGNGVVVMVDGRIAAVGPAGAVDVPVGMPVIDGRGKYVIPGLMDANLHLYLNLDLETLIKYEGRYHEIVLEAAQLTLKTGQTTVFDTWGPLDPLAKARDMINAGEAPGSRIYFAGNIIGFDGPLSRDFRGAAATHVSQTFVNRTNEAWERGTGRDLMWLTPDSVRAAIREYTGTGVDFLKYGSSSHVEMYFISFSERVQRVIVEEGHRAGMTVQTHTTSVESLDMAIEAGVDIITHGDISGPVVPIPMETIRKLVERDIAVSVLPITKRRLEALHEHNPEGTLTPYMTVGRENQARMIEAGVSMLLSTDAGIKHPVLLAESPTIASDTVDQRTKLGEGHFNALAALEELGMAPMEILRSATSHIARAYELDDEIGSLQPGMIADLVILDANPLEGAGNYRSIHAVIKDGTRVDIDALPAAPIISVLKPEN
- a CDS encoding YpdA family putative bacillithiol disulfide reductase, translated to MPDSIAETEPLDAIIVGAGPCGLAVAVAVKERGLRYAILDRGCITESLTRYPSYMTFFSTAERLEIGDVPFTIPEPKPTRRDALAYYRHVVAHHGIGVRQYEEVTGIEPVARAFAVHTRTRDGREDCLASRTVVVATGGFGEPNRLGFEGEDRYRRVIHYYREPFPFFDQDVLVVGGGNSAVEAALELYRNGVRVRMVHFADTLDPGVKPWVRPDIENRIASGEIPMHWESRVACLGTGTATIVEESTGAETGVSNDWVLAMTGWRPDAALLTGLGVETDPDSGIPAHDPETMETTVPRVYIAGVIAAGFNANKIFIENGREHGAIIAAHLAARLGESGR
- a CDS encoding class II aldolase/adducin family protein, which translates into the protein MSTVETAFAPIPSPAEKGIDEAAIRQARIDFAAVHRIIVHEDMHEGTWNHFSCKVPGRPGHLLITPGQTHFSRVTASNLVEVGPDGRPVGGDGRLNVSAWAIHAPIQRARPDIMCALHIHAPYSTALASIDGWRLDERGSQNAAVFYGNCAYFGYEGIVTEADEGERMVEALGDKRVLFLANHGVLMVGDTIEKTMLWLYQLERACMNEMLALQTGRQIRPIPVEAAQHNADMSVESAGEAGYLEGMKEMLDAEGHDYAT
- a CDS encoding M24 family metallopeptidase; the protein is MKKITILAAVTLSLAGMVRFSVTALEAQARDYRPEHPFGTLREQARTQQAWLAERLETNLPLLMRKHGVDMWVIAMREYNEDPVFPALVSPTTFAARRRTIYIFHDRGPEHGVERLALGGSSQGGVYEAVRATATAPDGRQAELWGSDQWDLFADMVRERDPGRIAVNISHDHNFADGLSAGEWEQMEAALGADLASRVVREPLLAIEYLAMRVPAMTPVYRRVQAVVHEIIGTAFSEVVIVPGRTTTADVVWWMRQRVHDLGLDSWFQPSVSVQRRGADMSGVTAPVIERGDVLHCDFGLVAFGLATDTQHMAYVLRDGETEAPAGLRQALANSNRLQDILLEETKVGRTGNEILASVLEKMRAEGLNGTMYTHPIGDHGHGAGPLIGLWDYQTGVPGRGDPPVIPGMWFSTELQVTTPVPEWDGQPVRMAQEEEAEITLDGEIRWMLRRQTELHLIR
- the lhgO gene encoding L-2-hydroxyglutarate oxidase, with amino-acid sequence MTKSLDIAVIGGGIVGLATADAIRRARPDLSLTVLEKEPEVAAHQTGRNSGVIHAGLYYAPGSLKARLCTEGAERLFRYCAERGIPTTRTGKIVVAISRDQLTALAELERRGTANGVAMQRIGPGGIVEIEPHARGVEALHVPATGAVDFGDVARALAADLSRAGHRIGTGFEVREARRSGHRTVLAGPPGDIAARVVVNCAGLHVDRVMRLLGHEPDLKVLPFRGEYWGLSETAAGLVRGHIYPVPDPRLPHLGVHFTRNVDGRVELGPNAVWAWGREAYGRLSGRLPDALEALSYRGFRRLAQAHWRTAVEEQWRSLDRRSVVRKARAMLPALEVRDLETWRSGIRAQAVDTDGALVHDFVIREAPGVVNVLNAPSPAATACLAIGHHIAERALQQL